Proteins from a single region of Punica granatum isolate Tunisia-2019 chromosome 8, ASM765513v2, whole genome shotgun sequence:
- the LOC116187397 gene encoding eugenol synthase 1-like has product MEGGDKWKILFFGGTGYIGKYMVRASVALGHPTTVYARPLSSDSIPPTNLHLRDELEAIGVTIVEGELEEHEKMVSAMREADVVISALPYPLVPAQLKIIQAIKHAGNIKRFLPSDFGVEEDRITALPPFQAFLDKKKCIRRATEAAGIPYTYVSANCFGAYFINYLLHPSEQRNDVLIFGTGDGKVVLNYEEDIARYTIKVACDPRACNRVVIYRLPKNILSQIELTSLWEKKTGRTLERVHIPEEEIVKLSQTLPDPQNIPLSIIHSVFVKGDLMSYELKEDDIEVSRLYPDMDYTSIDQLLDIFLTGNPPPPACAAFA; this is encoded by the exons ATGGAGGGAGGCGACAAGTGGAAGATACTCTTCTTTGGAGGAACAGGCTACATTGGCAAGTACATGGTTAGGGCAAGTGTTGCACTCGGGCATCCCACTACCGTGTATGCTCGACCGCTCTCTTCTGACAGCATTCCGCCGACTAACTTGCATCTGCGCGACGAGTTAGAAGCCATCGGCGTCACTATTGTCGAA GGAGAACTTGAGGAGCATGAGAAGATGGTGTCAGCAATGAGGGAAGCAGATGTCGTCATCTCTGCCCTGCCTTATCCCCTCGTCCCTGCCCAGCTCAAAATCATCCAAGCCATCAAACATGCAGGAAACATTAAG AGGTTCCTTCCATCAGACTTTGGAGTCGAGGAAGATAGGATTACAGCGCTTCCCCCGTTCCAAGCATTCCTAGACAAGAAGAAATGTATCAGACGGGCAACGGAAGCAGCTGGCATTCCATACACTTATGTTTCGGCGAATTGCTTCGGagcttatttcattaattatctTCTCCATCCATCAGAGCAGAGGAATGACGTTCTCATCTTTGGAACTGGTGATGGAAAGG TTGTGCTTAATTATGAAGAAGATATCGCCAGATATACGATCAAAGTGGCATGCGACCCTAGAGCATGCAATCGAGTTGTGATATACCGGCTTCCAAAGAATATTTTGTCGCAGATTGAATTGACATCACTGTGGGAGAAGAAGACAGGCCGGACACTCGAGCGAGTTCACATCCCAGAGGAAGAAATTGTGAAGCTCTCTCAAA CCTTGCCGGATCCACAGAACATACCGCTGTCAATTATTCACTCCGTGTTTGTGAAAGGCGATCTCATGAGCTACGAGCTAAAGGAAGATGATATAGAGGTTTCAAGGCTATACCCGGATATGGACTACACGTCAATTGACCAGCTGCTCGATATATTTCTCACCGGGaaccctcctcctcctgcttGTGCTGCTTTTGCTTGA
- the LOC116216067 gene encoding F-box protein At2g27310-like, with the protein MALSTTTQVNSITSLSSDLFYDILRRLDGPTLASAACACAAFCSISREERLWENVCSSLWPSTNREEVKSLISSIGGFRKFYADCFPLIVNKEVPDYQWNEYLEYNEEWNEADYYGDVDELESISPSDFISLVDVRFKDQIIFSKVLWGIPNANGFNGWFYNCPFRVDLLSFSSRDDDDDDDGDGNENEITLTVSDGLPPITSMERERKDGKLWRELKDGLRLSWIVVNQKVKQAANLASWSSLGGQRHWPTDRDFVVRFGSVLPAKDILPCQVVECILSMKFRVVSTEGDDSQTSLKLTELSMQLEDMEGAHVNGRNSLLILKEALSCHRSKDYSEALESCHLYSKVQSELKEEKMRIENRLDRLCIFSGIAAFATLWYYCIM; encoded by the coding sequence ATGGCGCTGTCAACAACTACACAAGTCAACAGCATCACATCTCTAAGCAGCGATCTCTTCTATGATATACTAAGGCGACTTGATGGGCCCACATTAGCGAGTGCAGCATGTGCTTGCGCAGCCTTCTGTTCCATCTCAAGGGAAGAGCGGCTATGGGAAAATGTTTGTTCTTCTCTGTGGCCATCCACCAATCGAGAAGAAGTCAAGAGCTTGATCTCCTCAATCGGAGGGTTTAGAAAGTTCTATGCAGACTGTTTCCCTCTCATTGTAAACAAAGAGGTTCCTGACTATCAGTGGAATGAGTATCTCGAGTACAACGAGGAGTGGAACGAGGCAGATTACTATGGTGATGTTGATGAGCTCGAGAGCATATCACCATCTGACTTTATCTCCCTAGTGGATGTTCGATTTAAAGATCAGATTATCTTCTCGAAGGTCTTGTGGGGCATTCCAAATGCCAATGGGTTCAATGGGTGGTTCTATAATTGCCCATTTCGTGTCGATCTCCTCTCTTTTTCATCccgagatgatgatgatgatgatgatggtgatggtaACGAGAATGAAATTACCCTCACGGTCTCCGATGGGCTACCCCCAATTACTTCCatggagagggagaggaaggaTGGGAAGCTGTGGAGAGAGCTCAAGGATGGCCTTCGGCTTAGTTGGATTGTGGTCAATCAGAAAGTCAAACAAGCGGCAAACCTGGCAAGCTGGAGTTCGCTCGGGGGTCAGCGGCACTGGCCCACCGACAGGGACTTTGTCGTACGTTTTGGTTCAGTTCTCCCTGCAAAGGACATCCTCCCCTGCCAAGTGGTTGAGTGCATCCTTAGCATGAAGTTTCGGGTGGTGAGCACCGAGGGAGATGATTCACAGACAAGCCTGAAGCTGACTGAGCTGAGCATGCAGTTGGAGGACATGGAGGGGGCACACGTGAATGGGAGGAACAGCCTGCTCATCCTCAAGGAGGCGCTGAGCTGCCACCGGAGCAAGGACTACAGCGAGGCCCTCGAGTCGTGCCACCTTTACTCCAAGGTTCAGAGCGAGCTCAAGGAGGAGAAGATGAGGATTGAGAATCGGTTAGATCGGCTCTGCATCTTCAGCGGGATAGCTGCTTTCGCAACTCTCTGGTACTATTGCATAATGTAA